A segment of the Acidimicrobiales bacterium genome:
TCGTCGAGGTAGGCGGCGATGGAGGGCAGGCCGGTGAGCTTGTCGTGGAAGAAGTTGTTCACCAGGTTCATCACCTGGTCCCGCGCCGCCGCCACCGCCGCCGACCGCGTGTCCGCCGCCGACTGACGCCCCACGGCATCGCGCAGGCGGAGCAGCTGGCGGACGATCTCCTCCTCCTCGACCCCGTCGAGTGCCCGCAGCACGTCCACGACGAGTGCGTCCACCTGGGCGAGCACGGTGTCGGTGGTGATGGACGACCCCGGCACCGACGCCTCGTCCACGGTTCGGATCACGGCGTGCACCTGGTAGAGCACCGCGGTGGGCTCGTCGAACAGCTCCCGGAGGAAGGCGGCCTCCTCGTAGCGACCGCTGAGCCGGAAGACGTTGTACATGCGCTTGGCCGCCTTGCCGTAGTTGCGGGGGTCGTGCGCCACGTACTTGCGCACCTCCTCCTCCAGCCGGGCCACGTACTCCTCGAGGGCGTCGGGCGAGACGTGCTCGACCAGCTTGGAGAAGACGGGCACGGAGTCCGCCTCCAGGTAGACCTCCTGGAAGTAGGGATCCAGGTAGCCGTCGAGGGGGGTGATCGACCCGTCGGGTGCCTCCCAGGTGACGTCGAGCATGTTGGAGGCGTTCGCCACCTGGTTGCGCACCGGGTCGGCCACCACCCAGTCGAGCTTGCACCAGCCGGGATCGGGCGCGACCTGGTCCCACCCGATCTCGACCGGCTCGCCCCCCGGCGTGCGCCCGACGATGGAGCCGGCACCGATCTCCGCCGGCATCCAGGCGATGGGCGTCCCCGCCCGGCAGAGCCGTCCCTGCCGCTCGACGTCCTGCGGGTAGCTGCCGAACTTCACCTCGAGGAGCCGGTACGTGTCGCCTTCGAGGGTGGCCATCGCCTTGTCGCGGATGAGGGCGGCGAGGCGGCGACAGGCGTCGTCGCGGGTGGGGGCCAGGATGTTCACCCGCTCGAAGTAGTCGCAGTCACCGGGGTAGGTCTGGATCTTCGACTGGGCCGCCGAGCCCGACAGGGCCAGTGCGGTCTCCACCCCCTCGGCGTCGTCGAAGCCGACCAGCCGCCCCACGGCGCGGAAGTGGGCCAGGTCGTCGGGGCTGAAGTCGAGCATGCTCACCTGGTGGCCGAACACCCCGGTCTCCGCGTGCACGACCACCCCGCTGCTCTCGCGGGCCGCGACGATGGCACCGAGCCACTGCAGGGCGTCGGCCTCGTCGAGCTCGACCCCGAGGCGGCGGGCCGACTCGACGATGCGCTCCAGATCGGCGGCGGGAGTGGGCTCGGTGCTCACGGCTCCTCCGTGGTTCGGCGCACCGCGCCCTCGGCGAGGACGCGCCGGAACAGACCGGCCTGGATGACGGCGTCCGCCAGGGCGTGGTGCGGGAGATCGATGTCGAGCCCGAAGCGGGCGGCCACGTCGGCCAGGGCGGTGCGGCTCCAGGGCGCCCCGGTGACGCCCATGTACAGCGCCTTGATGTCCAGGGCCGAATGCCCGAACGGGTTGGGCACGTCGAAGCGGCGGAAGTAGTCGGCCACGAACATCCAGTCGAAGGGGGCGTTGAAGGCGACGAACACGGCCCGGCTGCCGGCGGGCACCACGTCCTCGACCCAGGCGGCCAGGCGCTGCATGGCCTCCTGCGGAGGCAGCCCGTGCTCGGCGAGGTGGTCGAGGGAGAGGCCGCTCACGGCCAGCGCGTCGGGGTCGGCCTCCCACGTGGTGGGCTGCAGCTCGGCGTAGAAGGTGCACCGGGTGTCGTCGGCCAGGCAGGCGCCGACGGACAGCAGGGCATGCGTGCGCGGCACCGGCCCCGCCGTCTCGACGTCCACGGAGATGTAGACCTCGGCCATCCGCGGCACCGTAGCCCCGCGGGGGCCGCTGGCGGATCTCGCCGTCCACCGTGGCCTCGCACGCGGTGCTGCTCGCCGCGAAGGCCGGGGCCCGGGTCGAGGACGCTTGACAGGCCCCGCGACGGGGCGCTCGATGGAGACGGAACGCAGATGGCGCGACGCACGGGAGGACTGTGATGCTCGCCTACGACTACCCGCTGCTCGGCATCTTCTGGTCGGTCTTCTTCTTCTCGATGTTCGCGATCGTCGTCTTCGCGGTGATCTGGGCGTTCATCGACAACTTCCGTCGGCGCGACCACAGCGGCTGGATGAAGGCCCTCTGGGCCCTGATCATCATCGTGCTGCCGCTGCTCGGGACCTTCATCTACATCGTCGCCCGCCCACCCGACGCCTGACCCCGGTTCAGGCGGCGCTCGGGGCTCCCCGGGCGGTGGACGGGCCCCTGGTCAGCCGTCGCTCAGGACACGGCCGCGCGGGCTCGCTCACCGTGTCCGACCGGGCGCGCCTTGGCGTCGACGAGTGTGCCGTGCCGGGCGAGCTCGTCGGGGCTCATGGCGGTGCGGAGGGTGCCGAAGAGCACGTCCGCGAGGGGCAGCAGGAAGTTGAGGTTGGCCCCGAGATCGACGTGGTGGATGTAGTGGTGCCGGTCGAGGAACGCGAACCACGGTTGCGCCTCGACGATGCGGTGGCTGCCCGGCCGGTGGATCGTGTCGTGCACGACGATGAAGAGGTTGGAGACGACGGCCGAACCGACCACGACGCCGACGAGGAACGGCACACTCCGCGTCAGGAGCCAGGCGGGCAGCCAGACCGCGACGGCGCCGATCCCCATGTACCAGGAGAAGTGGGCGAGCCTGACGCCGGCGTTCCGCAACGGCGAGACGTGCGCGTCGGGGGCGCGCCCGCCGATCGACAGCCGACGAGGCGGACCACCCGTGACGTAGCGCCACGTCGGGAAGAAGGCGACGTGGTGCGCGGTGTGGACCGTGAAGATGGCGCCGAGCGGACGGATCACCGGCTCGTGGTACACGAACCGGTGCACGTACCACTCGATGGGCGAGGCGACGAGGGGGATGACGCACAGGCCGAGCACGAGGGCCAGCACCGCCTGCATCCCACCGTCGCCCATGGACCGCACGAGGAGCATCACCCCGCCGACGAGCGCCGCGACCCCGAGCGTGCCTCCCACGACCCGGCGTCGGTCGACGGGCCGCACCGGGCCGGGCCTGGGTCGCCCCGCCTGTCGCGTCGTCTCACCAGGTCCGAGCACGTCCGGCATCGTCGTCTCCCGAGCTCCGATTCCCTCGGGACACGAACCGCGCAGCCCCGTCGGTGGGCCAGGGTAGCTCCACGGGTCTGACCTGGGCAGACGGCCTACGTCAACCCCGACCAGTCCTCGGGGTTGTCCATCACGAGCTGGTCGAGCACGCGGCCGTCGACGCCGTCGACGAGCACCAGGCCCCGGCGCGCCGGGGGGTTCTCGGCCGAGTAGAGGAGGATCTTCCAGGTCGGCCGGCTGAGCAGGCCACGCCAGCCCATCTGGGCCGAGGCGTGCCCCACCGGGAAGCCCACCGCCCGGGTGGCCGCCACCAGCGCCTGCTTCTCGTCGACCCGGAGCGTCCAGCCGGCGACGAGGTGGTAGGCGCCGATGGCCGCCAGCAGGACGGCCGCCCAGAGGAAGCCCTGGTTGACCAGCACCGGGTCGTCGCCCCGCGTGAGCGCCCACGCCCCGAAGCACCCCGTGGCGATCACGAGGTACAGGACCCCGGGGATGCGGCGGCGGTTGTTGTCGGGGAACCGGTAGGGACCGACGAAC
Coding sequences within it:
- a CDS encoding 3'-5' exonuclease, translated to MAEVYISVDVETAGPVPRTHALLSVGACLADDTRCTFYAELQPTTWEADPDALAVSGLSLDHLAEHGLPPQEAMQRLAAWVEDVVPAGSRAVFVAFNAPFDWMFVADYFRRFDVPNPFGHSALDIKALYMGVTGAPWSRTALADVAARFGLDIDLPHHALADAVIQAGLFRRVLAEGAVRRTTEEP
- a CDS encoding PLDc N-terminal domain-containing protein, with amino-acid sequence MLAYDYPLLGIFWSVFFFSMFAIVVFAVIWAFIDNFRRRDHSGWMKALWALIIIVLPLLGTFIYIVARPPDA